GTCCTCACTAGAAACAGCGGGCAAACCGCCCATGACGTATTCCTCACTCTCCAACACCATATCTTCTATGAGCGCACGTTGATTTGTCTGTTGCTTCGCCATACCTGCATGTTTAGTAAATTTCAGTGACAGTAGCTAACTATGTTCCAAACACAATTGTTACACAATATAAAAGGCACCAGTCACTGAATGGAGTCCATTATTTGAGATGTGCGATTTTTGTACGCTACAGCTGGACAAATGCAACCGTAAGGCCAACCATGCAGGGTCGCTAACACGGTATAGCCTCATATCAATATCGAGATGGCTGTAATACTACGCGActagaaataattattgtaatagTTCAAATGCAGTCTCTTGTGACTAACTGTATGACTGCCTGAAAGACCTTTATCGATCTATTTAGAAAGACAAGTTAACTTAGCTATATTTAGCTATCTAATCAAGCTGGTCACTGCAACTAACACAGAATCACCTCAGACAAATAACCTTGGAAACCTAGTAAACTAGCTTGCGTTAATAATGTTAGCAACCAGTGTGCTACCAGTTTGTTGGCATAAAGTAAGCTAGCATGTACAAGCTGTAATCATGAAATAAAGTTGTAAGTACATGATGTAATAGTTAGCTGCCAGAGACTCAACAAATACATTCTAACCTTTAACCAATTCCACTCAAGTTGTCCAGAAATATTTGTCAGTAGCAATCCGGCAGCTAATTTAACAGCATAAAATATTAGAATTAGGCAAGTCAAACCTTCAAATATTGGACGTGTGGTGTGGGGAAAACGGATGTACACGGTATGACTGGGCCGGTAAGATTTCCCACTGCCATATAGTCGATCTTATAGACATACGAACTACATTGATAATTTAAAGCGGCAATCGTCGTTAAAAAACGGCTAAAAGCAGAAGGATGAGATGGAGAAATGTACCCACTTTTAAATCCATATACAGCTAGACCATCTATTAAGAAAATATACGATTTAATGTTCTGACTTACGAATTCGAATAATGAGGATTTTGTAAGAGGCATTCCTAAAGAAAGAATGGTTAGACAACTTTTAGATAACGGACTGAATATGTATTCCAGCTAGACTTTTTCCAAATGGGTtataacatttaattattttttattagtattttttttttgagacagcaacaaaaatatttctaaTTTTAATCAGTTATATCAAcacaaaatattatataatgctAATGTCAGAAAGACAAattttttgataaaaaaaaattggatgCAACTATAAAATCCTAGAGATTGATAGCTGTAGCAGTCAGCTTTACACCAGAAGCTTGCTTAAAATCCACTTTACTCCAGGAACCTACTTGGGTTTTCTTCACACCAAGAGCCTGCTTCAGTTTGCTTAATCACAGACACTGAGAGAATTCCTTTCAGCAGGACATTAATCAAAAACACAAGGCCAAAATATTACTTGATATACTGTAGGCCCACTGAAAAAGAAGAGActatttcactttgacattacaaagtgttttgtgttttgacaTTACAAAGTGTTTTGTGGCGATTGTTGAATCAATTCAGACTTAAACAAAGGTTGTATATTAACTAAATTCTCTcttattaatttataattcaatACATGTACAGTGTGTAGCAACTACTGAAGGAGAAGCTTTAACACTAAAAGGaatagatacatttttataattacaaaatgtaatatgaacACATATTTTTGACTGATCTTCTGGTCTTCAGATATCTATTGGAAAATGAGCATAACATAATAATTTATCTCAAACATTTCTTATTCCTCTTCTTAGTAAAAAACAATGCACTGTTTCAGTCCTCCACCCAATCCCAGTTGACATTTTGTCAGTGTGAACTACTTGAACAGCTGTGGTCAACACCCATCTCCAGCCTGTTAGCATGTCTCAGAGGCAGCATAGGATCAGGCAGCTCCGAACACTGTTCTGTTCACAATTTCCAGCTTGTTCTTTGCAATCAGTACTTTTCAGTCAGATAaagtaaaaaactaaaagtaTTTTTGCATAATTCTACAGACATTTAAAAGACTCAGCAATATTTCAAggacagttctttttttctaCAGGAAACTACTATCATATCTAGTGGGGAGTTGATGGACAAACACTCAAAAATGCTGGAGGATGTCAATCGAGTCACAAAAGAGCTCAAGTATCTGTACTTTAAGAAGCTCCTACCTATAGAGAAGCAATATGGCTTCCATCATTTCCACTCTCCCAGCTTAGAAGATTCGGATTTTGACAACAAACCAATGGTGCTTGTGATGGGTCAATACTCGACAGGGAAGACTACTTTTATCAGGTGACTATAAGTTTATTAcactgtattgtattgtacactgaacaaaaatataagtGTTAGTCCCGTGATTCAGAAGCTGAAATATAAGATCCTGGATATTTGCCATGCGAAGGCCAATTTGTATGCTttatgattctgtgtgtgtatgaaagaTATCTCCTTGATCAAGACTTTCCTGGGAGCCGTATTGGTCCAGAGCCAACCACAGACAGCTTCACTGCCATCATGCATGGGGAGGTAGAAGGACTGATCCCAGGGAATGCTCTGTCAGTAGACCCCAGAATGCCCTTTCGCCACCTCAACTCTTTCGGAAACACTTTCCTGAATAGGTAAGAGAGGATATCAGGGAAAACAGTGTGAATATtggtaatatactgtacatgtttataATGAGATGCAGGGATGGAAATATAAAACCTTGCCAACAATGGAAAAACAGGGGCAACAGAGACAATAGATAATAACGGATAACTTCTTATAGTGTAATTTACTGATGTCTTGCCTATTCCATTGTACATTGTTTTGACTGTATTTATTTGCAGTCATTACTCTTTTATTGACCAGGTCATCGTTGTAAATGAAAAATTGGCTCTCAATGTGATTACTTTGTTCAAGAAAGCTAAAATAAATTGATCAATAGACAGGggaaatgagaaaaagattaaACAGAGTTGGATATATTTGAGTTTTGGAACATAAATTTGCCTCAACCAAAGATGACAAATTGTAAAACTTGTATTTCAATCTTCTGTGGTGGTTAAAAAACATGCAAGTTCAGAGGCAGTCAGTCacataaatgtttgtttttttctctctaggTTCCAATGTGCCCAGCTTCCAAATCAGGTTCTGGAGAGTATCAGCATTATTGACACACCAGGAATTTTAACTTCCGCCAGGAGGAGAATGAGTCGAGGTCagatttgagaaaaaaaaaaacagctaaaTTAAAATGGGGAATGAAATGGAGAAATACTACTGTCCTAGTACACCTCAATTATGTGAATAGTGCATGCATACTGCTCATATAATACTGGTATTTTGAAATGTAGGGTGTGTCTTGATTGCGAGCAGAATGTATGATGTCACTAAACTGAATATTAATGTTTATATAGAACATATaaacaattggagacaaaaaaaaaataatggaatggttttgtttaacaaaatgtaatcaacattTTGACTCATTAAAGTAGCCCCCTTTTACAGACATTAGAGCCGAACACATTCTTGGTATTCTCTCTACAATGGAAATCCAATATTGTTCGGAAGATTCTTCCACACACTGTTGCAGAGGTTCCCACCTTGCACTTGTAGGTTGCTTTGCTTTGACCTTCTGCCCAGTAAATCCCAAACCAGCTCGAATGGGatgtctggagactggagacTGCGCTGACCCTATCTTGCTGTGGGATGAACTCCTGAACAATTAGGCATACACCAGAGGGTATTTGCATAGtgctgcaaaatgctgtggtagaCGTTTTGGTTCAGGATGTCAGCAACTCTAGATCCAGCAAAATAGCCCCAGACTTTCAcgcttcctcctccatgtttgacagttgctGTCACATGCTGAGGGACCATCCTTTCGCCTACTCATCAACCCACAAAAACCCTTTGTGATGAACAAAAGATTGACAGATTTCCAGTTTTCAGCAGTTCACTAGCATTGCTTCATGGCCCAGGCAAGCCTCTTTAGCAATCTTAGCAATGGCTTTTCAACTGGCACTCGATCTGTCAAACGAAAAAGTGTTCttttcacagttgaaactgagacttgcttACTTCAACCATtgttaagctgtgcttgaaACTGTTGTCCTGTGTGCCGCCCATTACGCATGCTGTTGACACTCAGAAACGTGTCTTCTGATTCttgtggctttgggtctgccagaccTCGTACTGTCAGAGTTTCCTTCAGTTTCCAAGTGCCTTCTGATGGTGTAGGAATCTGTCCTCACTGACACCTTGGCTTTCCTTGAAATTTCTCTAAAGGAAAGACCTATACTTTTTAGGGTTATAATGGCctgtcttcctttgttaatAGCCTTTTTGGAttgtaagtaatcaacaaaagttgggacaccaTTAGGAATTGTTAGGGTCAACTTTCAAGGCTTATTAGTTTACTTCAATTGCTGCAGAATAGCTGTAAGTTGTTAACCCATTACTTGTTCCCTGAATAATAGCTTTATTTGtaactctgaaatgtacattatttttcagtttttggtaaCCGAAACCAGTTTACCTCTTACCTTTAAACCATTACAGGTTATTCACTGGCTTTGAACTTGAAAAATTGGGGTGTTTTAAAACTTTTCAGCAGTACTGTATATGcattaataaaaatactttgCTGTTCTTTCTCTTCTCAGGATATGATTTGCCAGCAGTGCTGCACTGGTTTGCAGAACGTTCAGACCGCATCATCCTTCTGTTTGATGCTCATAAACTGGAATTCTCTGATGAGCTCACCCGGGCCTTCGGAGCTCTGCGTGGCTGTGAAGACAAGTTGCGTGTGGTGCTGAATAAAGCAGACAGGGTTGACTCCCAACAGCTGATGCGAGTGTATGGTGCACTCATGTGGTCTCTGGGGAAGGTCTTTCAAACCCCTGAGATACTACGAATTTACATTGGCTCTCTCTGGTCACAGCCACGTCTGACGTCTGACCACCGTCAACTGCTGGAGCTTGAAGAGCTTGATCTTTTAGCAGACTTGCGGAACCTGCCTCACAATGCTGCAGTACAGAAACTCAATGACATTGTTAAGAGGGCACGCCTTGTTAGGGTGAGGCACCTTTACTGTCTCCATACATTTGACATACTGTCATCTACTTTAATTCAACATCAGAGCACGCTTGAAGACTAAGTGCCCTTGCAATGACCTCTTTCAGTGGAACTCACTTGGTTCTGCGGTTGTCTTGCCCACTCCTAGGCCCATGCACATATCATCAGCCATCTGAAGCAAGAGATGCCAACCATTTTCTGTAAGGAGAGCAAGAAACATAACCTGATCTACGAGCTTCCTCTCATCTTCTCCAAGATCCAACAGCAGCAGCTAGTTCCAGCTGGTGACTTCCCAGACTGTGCCAAGATGCAGGTTTACTCCCTTCCCAGTTCTTTTGCATGCATACTTATATTGCATATTTGTTGTGGATGTTATATGATTACTGCATGAAAAGGAAAGCCTGCTTTATTAGTACATAGTATAGATCACTCAAGCAGTTAATATTACTAAGCTCAAAATCATTGTCATGTTATGCTTTTCCTGCTGTCACCCACAAACCAATGTAGAAGAATCTGCAACGACCCCAAAAATGATAAgggataaaaacagaaaaggattAAAGCAGAACTGATGTTGATTTAATTAACAGGCTGACAATCTTCTTGCCTAAGCTGTCTTGGTAGTTTCAACTAACTCAGAGGGTGATTTCCATCGTGTGGCCTGTTGTTTATTGGTCTACTTCATAAACCGTGCATTAAATCCTAATTTACAACACATATCATTGTGGAAGGAATAAACATCATAGAGAATTGAACATTCAATTTAGGACAGATTTCATTTTGTATGTATCACGTCTGAAAATCCGATATCAACAAATACACATCATTATTTTGACACCTGCAGTATccattattttgtgtgaaattgtacaagctaaaaaaaacactgtgtaAATTCCAAAAgaacaaccaaaacattttattgctCAAGTAAAAAGAGAACTTACAAAGTAAATTGTGGACGACAACCAAATAAACAAGAACAAATATCCAAAAGAGGTTCTGAAAAACACTCATGGAGACAGAGGTGTAGAAATATTatagacaggtcaatgtgacccccaGAGGCaacgctaggatcacaatacattcggggcttaggcCTAATGATGCCACTGGTGACCCCCCTGGAAAATATGCAGATCTTATGCATATCTTTAAAGTTAGTCCATGTAGCAACTTTCTAGGGGGCTTGGCTAGAGATTATCTATGCTATTAGACACTGAAGTTACCAAAGCTTGTAAAACTGCTCTCTTCTATTCTCAGGAACGACTTATAGGTCAAGATTTCACAAAGTTCAAGACTCTCAAGCCAAGCCTAATGGCTACCTTGGACAAGTTACTGTCCACTGACATTGCTAAACTGATGCCTTTACTACATCAAAAGGAACTGAAGAAGGCTACTCTGCCAGGGATCCCAGATGGAGCTTTCATGGAAATCAACAAGGGGCATTCCTTTGAGCAAGTTACACAGAGTAGGGACAGTGGTGAAATACAGGGTGATGACTGGGTAGTAGCAAAAGATAAACCAAAATATGATGAGATATTTTACAATCTATGTCCACATGAGGGTAAACTAAGCAGCACTAAGGCCAAAGAGTGGATGGTCAGCACTCACTTGCCAAATTCGGTACTTGGCCATATCTGGAAGCTGTCTGACGTGGATGGTGATGGGCTGCTGGATGATGAGGAGTTTGCCCTAGCCTTCCACCTCATTGAGGGAAAGCTGGAGGGCTATGGTCTCCCTGGACAGCTGCCTGCCCACCTGGTGCCACCTTCCAAACGTTTGCAAAAAGGGTTAGATTGTTAGGATTAtcctacattttttattttatattctttAAATCAGCATATGTCTGGtatgtcctcctctctctcttaagaatagttttttccattATTGTTTCTTATGCAGTCATTTTGAAAGATGCCATTTAAAATAACTGGAAAGCacaatcattattttaatttaaccgTTATTTAAACAAGGCTAGTCAACTAACCAATGCAGGGTTTTCCCATTATTTCCGATCTCTACTAAGCTCACATATATATGTACTTAACAATATTCATAATATGAAATATTTCTTCATTTCAATTTTAAAACCCATGCAGTTATTACAAAACTGCAATACAAAcagatttctaaaatgtataaatgttttatatcatAATCTATCAAGGTATTCAAAGGTCTTCCCTAAATCTGAGAGATTAAGAAAAATGAATTTTCTCCAGACCTGTATTTAATAATGTACTTATACTTTTGGACTCCGAATATTCTAGACTCGCTGAACTAGTTCAGCATCCTCAGACATCGCAAGATCGTTTTATAATTGTGTGACAACAACGATGACGTAGTCGGGAGGTCGAATTTCCCAGCCAAACCATTTGCTAGCTTGTAGGGGTATCCACAATAGATTgtttatgtatatgtgtgtctgtttgaattcaaaactattaaaaatgtatatactgtCATATTAACTTACTTTCCTAGTGAAGACCACGCACATATTGTtcctatatttgtttttatactaTTTTATTAGCGCCTGTAAACTCTACCCCTTTTTCACCAGCGTTCCCCTCGTCCGTTGTATTATAATCTCTCGAAGATGTTTCACAAGTCACTCCGCCTTTTATCTTCCATAACATCAGTTATTTAGGAAGTAGTGGTAcgagaaaaaaacattctgaattCTACGGTTTACAACTACTATCAATATCAAAGGACCACTGCGACTTGAAATATGGGAGTGAAAGTTCATGTCATCTACTGGTAGGTTGCTATTTTATTAGAGCGCAGCTTAGCTATTTTCGTTAGGTAAGGTTAGCTGTCTAAAAttacataaaaagaaaaagggaacAACTGAGCGTTATCCATCAAGTATTGTTGCATTAATCTGAATCTGCTGGTCGGGTGTGGCGTTTGGTCATACTGGACAGAGCAAGGAGATCGGGTAGCCGGCTAATAATTCATACTGACAGTGTCAAGGGGTTTCTAAACATAGTTATGTGTGGGCATAGTTGAcgattatttaaatatatttttaagcaTTCTATGCTTTGTTGACAGAGATAGTTGGATAGATAGAAAGCTTTTGCCGAAATATCACAGGGCTGGATTCggacccatgctgcagcagtattTGTCCACTATAGGAAAGCAATATTGATGGGGTACAATATAAAACCAGTATTTGCTGCATAACACTCCTACATTGACAGACATTTGTCCTTAGATGCACCAAATTCCATCAATCTGACTCCTACAGGTCGCAAAATAAAAATTCCTCCTTGTGTtcaaatataacttttttttttttaaagtagccATTTTATCGTCACCTTGTGGTTGAACTGAACATGTGTACCAAGTTGTATTATAATCGACTGCTGGATCGCTCTTGGCCACATCACACAATTGTTGAAGTGACAGCATGTTGTTGATGTTTGACACAATGTTGCTACTCTAATCAATCCCACTCTGTTTTTCATGCTTAGTGGTGGATGAGGGTACAGACCCAATGTAAGTGTCAATTCAATTTCTATTTCAGACATGATGAAATCAAATCCTATACTATGATTATATCTACATTTGAATTCTGATTTCTTTTCCCTGTAGTTCATCAAACTCAAGACCCAGCTTGAGGATGAATTTCAAGGGGACCTTGAGATTGTAAGTAATTTGAAGAAGCCTACAGTAGAGAATTGGtagataatttgtttttgatgttACCAGTTACCATGTGATCgatgttagatcaccatgtAACTTTAattatctctcttttttttatgtaactaTGGtgatctctctccccccttgaTCCAGACCAGTGAAAGCACACCCTCGGCAACTGGGTGGTTTGAGGTGGAAGTGAATGGCAAGTTGGTCCACTCAAAGAAGGTACAGCATCACAGTTTCATCCAGCTCATTAATTTGACTAAATGTTTGCTCAGAATAATGAATACAATctttagaaatatatttaaagtatataaatatatatatatatatatatatataatattcttCAGGAAGGGTCAGGCTTTGTGGACAACGATCAGAAGATGGCAACAATAGTTGCTGCCATTGAAGAGGTATTGGGGAAATAAGCAAGTGCCGACTATGGCGGTAAGAACTAATTTCCAGTTATACACATTTATCTGAACGCATTGTCATTTTTGGCTTGTTGTACACTGGTACTAGTAGCAGCATACAGCCAACTCAACTTACATTTCTTTCTTCTATCTTTCTCCCCGCAGTCTGATCTCTGTTTGTCGTCTCCTTGAGATAGCATAATGATGGTGGTGCCCCAAGTGTCGAAGACAAAGGTGCTGCTTGATGAAACCCGCTCTTTCAGGGAGGCGTCCTACAGACCGCTTCAGCTCCTACGGTGACACTGCTTTTTGTAATGTGGCAGATGATAAAAAGGGACAGTGTAAGGTTTATTAGTAAAATATATCACAACATTTGAGGGGGAAAGGTGTGTTGACAAGCACTCAGCCCATTTGATGAAGCCacctcaaatgttttttagttaCGATAGCACATTTTTCATTGCAGCCTAGATGTGCATGCTTccaaacaaaatcaaacatgcaCAGTCAATTAGATTAAgacttttttttcattgttgttgcAGCTTACTACATTTACCGGCCCTGTGATATTATTTTCTGATGGCTGGATTATTTGgttattgttgaaaaaaatgAACAAGGTTTATtcattaacattacattttttgtgttatttcagTAAACATTATAGTGAATGTTATTACAATAAATATTAAGGTCCTGTAATGAGATGGAATCAAGCGGTTTCTGAGATaatgggcatgaaaagtaaattaagcttgacacgACACATGATAGTAGTAATTGACaactgaacaaaggacaataggTAGGacatgtgatgccccattactgatgggtcccacacatcctgtccatacctcctgctaggaactgtccatgtgactgtcatggACTCCATGAATAGAGACCCTAAGAGAGGTTGGAAGATGCCCTACAAGAGTGTTATGTAGGATGAACCTTTCTTTTTTGAGGATAATAGACTGTATCACTGATCGCCTCTTACACGTTCTGGCATAAAAAactgttaactttgtaattattggagaacatgtaagaccTAAAGAAGATCAACCTCATGGACTCATGCAAATAAAGTTCTCCCCTGATTTccggttttatgattttgttcatggatcaaaagtggactgAATCTAACATGTGATTAAAAAGATCTGAATCCACCTGTACTTACTGATTCAGTTCACTAGAGATTCAGAATGCCGTCACTATGCACGTTATGTTTGCAAGGGTAAAACTTTGTGCCCTTGTTCACCTTTTCTCATGTGCGCGCCATGAATTCCTGCAAGCTTTTAACAATGTTGGTGTATGTGGGGCAAAACATCAGATATCTGCGAATTTAAGGGATGTGTGAAAAGCTCCAGATATCTTGGTCTTCATGTACAATGATGTAAATAACTAGGAATGAAGGTGTAGCAGGGTTAAAACATGAGAATCTACCACAGGTGCACTTGGACTGGAGATGATGGATGAAAAGCAAGGAAAATGCACACTGGGTAGCATAAAACAATAAATTCCAGGCAATGTGGATTTAAAGTTAAAAAGCCTTTAATGTACTGGCAAACTGctcatacaaaaacacaacgtGTTTCATTTACACCTTCATCAGGGTGTCCATTTCCAATGTTGGAAAAAAGCTATTATATAGCATTGAAACACTTGACTTGCAATTACTTACAACATTTGGCCACTAGGATCTGGAAAAAGGCCAGTCACGTAATATTGACACAAAATCAAACATGGACCGCATTCAATAATAGTTCATCAGTTCTGTCAAACATGACAACTTGATTCCCAAAGCAtccattccaaaaaaaatcCACATCTAATATGGgagtaaagaaaacatgtttaagTTAAAAACGACTATAAATCTTGAAATAATTCATATAAAGTACTTGTAAAGAAAAGGGGAACAGTCTAAAACCTCATTACCACAGGGATTGCAATAACCACAGCAGAAGTTTCCCTTAGGTGGTTGTATCACGTCTAGGAGCTGAAAGGTGTCTCTAAAAGTTTATCCTTTAATGTGGGGGCACGTCTAAAACTGACTCCAGGAACCTCCTTGAACACATCACTTAGAGTCCTGTCACTGAGTACAATATTCCAGTtgggtttttatttgtttaatttgaacTGCATCTCTTCACAAAATCAGGCTTCTGAGTCTGTTCTTGTTTTCGTTAGTGGCAAAGCAGTTAATTTCTATCGAGTGACAGGGCTCTATTATGAGCCTGTGTAAGCATCCACTGATGAAATCCCCTCTCACTAAAGCGTTGCAGCATATCTATAGATTGTTTATGAAAGTCCTCGTCAGAAtggcatatacactcacctaaaggattattaggaacaccatactaatactgtgtttgaccccctttcgccttcagaactgccttaattctacgtggcattgattcaacaaggtgctgaaagcattctttagaaatgttggcccatattgataggatagcatcttgcagttgatggagatttgtgggatgcacatgcagggcatgaagctcccgttccaccacatcccaaagatgctctattgggttgagatctggtgactgttggggccatttctg
This genomic window from Esox lucius isolate fEsoLuc1 chromosome 7, fEsoLuc1.pri, whole genome shotgun sequence contains:
- the ehd2a gene encoding EH domain-containing protein 2; translation: MDKHSKMLEDVNRVTKELKYLYFKKLLPIEKQYGFHHFHSPSLEDSDFDNKPMVLVMGQYSTGKTTFIRYLLDQDFPGSRIGPEPTTDSFTAIMHGEVEGLIPGNALSVDPRMPFRHLNSFGNTFLNRFQCAQLPNQVLESISIIDTPGILTSARRRMSRGYDLPAVLHWFAERSDRIILLFDAHKLEFSDELTRAFGALRGCEDKLRVVLNKADRVDSQQLMRVYGALMWSLGKVFQTPEILRIYIGSLWSQPRLTSDHRQLLELEELDLLADLRNLPHNAAVQKLNDIVKRARLVRAHAHIISHLKQEMPTIFCKESKKHNLIYELPLIFSKIQQQQLVPAGDFPDCAKMQERLIGQDFTKFKTLKPSLMATLDKLLSTDIAKLMPLLHQKELKKATLPGIPDGAFMEINKGHSFEQVTQSRDSGEIQGDDWVVAKDKPKYDEIFYNLCPHEGKLSSTKAKEWMVSTHLPNSVLGHIWKLSDVDGDGLLDDEEFALAFHLIEGKLEGYGLPGQLPAHLVPPSKRLQKGLDC